TTGCTTATGCCTGTTTTCTCTCCCTTAGGCCGTGAGTTAGCCACATTGCATCACATTTGCGTATCCTATTTGCCAGAGCTGCAGGAGCTATCGAATATCTTATCCATCAAGAAACTGGTCACCGTCACCGATATGCTGACCaagcacaaattaaaataccgcGAAATGATCAGCTAAGATGAAcaaacgacagcaacagcaacagccatcagtcagtttatatatatatatatatatatatatatatatatatatatagtatatacatttttatatagatatttacatatatatgtatatatatatatatatatagtatatacacaGTTGAAAGCCCAAAAAGaatggaaaatgaaaaaggAAAACCATCAAATATACATAGTGCATAATTGTGAGAATAGTTCCAAGTAGTTTAGTCAAGCTTTTCTCGCGCCATTTTTTGGGTTGtactttattatattttacttGATATGTTCTCTtccaaaatttcaaatattattattatattatatacatatatatacgatatagcagacatatatatataaatatatgtacatctctctctctctatatatatagaaattagCGTATATGGAGTATgtcgtttttttatttttatacaaacgaaagcagctaaaacaaaatactttAGTAATTAGCCAGGTCAAAATGTGTTCAACCATGGGATAAACcataaaagaaagcaaaaaaaaaaaagaagaagtaaaaaaacgaacaacaaaagtatttatacattattttttttttttcggaaaTATGTCTTCGGgagtaaacaaaacaaaagacataaacaaaaacagaaaaacacgCGTGGCCattaaatgaaaactaaaCTTAAAGAAAACTCCAAATAATaatgcaatattatatatatatatatatataaaaaaaaaagaaaacttttcgTCTTAAACATTAGTTTTAGCTTATACGAACCCATATGAAAAATGATATCTTATTAAAGAAGTCGAATATTTTAAACGCacgcatacatgcacacaaaaacaagtaaattATGCTATATTATTCAACTATTAACGTATCTCGATTAtgtattactattattatgtatattatatacgaCGTTTTAACGCTAGGCAAGCGCATTTTCAACTTACCTTTATTttaacacacacccacatatatatatataaaataacttttatttgttcgtaattgtttttttttttttttaccttgtATGCAGGCACAATTGATTTGTTTTCCATTCTATGTTCTCTGTTTTTGGCCATCTGTCCTTCTCGTAttttctctatctctttctctaaTAACAATTGCAACTCGTATGTATGTGACAAAATGAGCAAAGATTTAAATGAAACATAGTTGAACTTTTGAGCAAATGTTTAAGTTCATATTGTAATTTGTAACGCATCAAAATGaagaaacaaaagcaaaatagttatctatatatatatatatatagatatatatatatatatacatgtatagtATGTATACAGCATCTGCATCCTagtcaaaagaaaagcaaacaaaacaaaaataaagaaaacttacgaaaaataataaaaccaacaaaacattttgttattattaatggGCTACACTGCAAAGAAATTGCCTCGCTTAGCAAAGCGCGCgaattcaaatttcaaatcaattctcAAATGTCGATACATTTGGTTGGCGCcaaatatcgataacaatagTGCGGTTTGCCTTACCTCATTTATTACGCATTCAGATAAGGTGTGGGTACACTGATTCGGTCATGTGATTAGAAGACAAGCAATTGCTATGCAAAGCTATTTCCATGTCCTTCGATGTGCACAAAAGCGTTACAggacctaaaaaaaaaaaaaaacaatgcattACAAATCGAAGAAAAGGAAATGCCGCCAAAATTGAATGCAAATAAAACGCGCGCCGCAAAACAGTGTGTACACATCGCAACTGATGCACAGCTGGTGCGCAACTGTTGCGGAACACCTTGGCAGCGCTCTCCCATAACACTTGCTTTATTTACGTGATAAAGTATCCAAAGCTAAAGCCCGATCACTGAAGCATCATGGCACTAATACCGCCGGTGACACGCCTAACCGCCTCCATAATACGTATACTCGGCTGCAATCCCGGCCCAATGACACTGCAGGGCACAAACACATATCTGCTGGGCAACGGTAAAAAGTGAGCATATCCAAAGTTCAAATTGCCATTTGGGATTTACGTAAAATTCGCACAAACAGGCGCATACTCATAGACACGGGCGACGAGAATGTGCCCCAATATATTGAGCATCTGAACGGTGTGCTGCGCCAGGAGCAGGCATCCATATCCACCATCATACTGACCCATTGGCATCACGATCATGTGGGCGGGGTGAAGGACATTGTGGGCACCCAGCTGGCCGATAAGGGTGCGTACTGTTCAGCCTGAATATAAACCGTAAATGTAGCCTCTTGTGTTGTCATTAAAGTGCTACTCAATCCAGATTGTCAGGTGTTCAAGTTCCGGCGCAGCGATGCCAGCGATGTCTGCCCGGAGATACCCGGCCACATAACGGTGCAGCGACTGGAGGATAGCCAGGAGTTTGCCGTCGATGGCGCCAAGGTGCGCATTGTTCACACGCCCGGACATACCACAGATCATGTCGTCCTCACCACGGACGATGGCACACTCTTTAGCGGCGATTGCATACTGGGTGAGTCGAGGCTGGCTTCGTGCCGTGAGAGACACGCTCGTGCTAAACCCactcacgtttttttttcaggcGAGGGCACCGCCGTCTTTGAGGATCTGTTTGACTATATGCGCAGCCTGGATAAAATACTGAAGATACGCCCGGATCGCATCTATCCCGGGCATGGCAATGTCATCGATGAGCCCGTGGGCAAGATTGAGTATTATATAAATCATCGCAATCAGCGGGAACAGCAGATACTGCAGTTCTTTAGCCAGCGTCCCGGCCAGCGCCTGCAGCCCATGGATGTGGTCAAGGTGGTGTACAAGGAGACGCCCGAGCAGCTGTGGCCCGCGGCCGCCTACAATGTTGAGCACCATCTGAGCAAGCTCACAAAGGAGCATAAGCTGCGCCTCAGCGAGCAGAACGAGGAGAAGTTCTACGAGTATCAGCCCAGCAGTGCGCTCTGAGAGATGCGCCCAACATCTGTTAACATAAttatgtaaatgttttttttttttttcttttgatgCATGTTAAATAGATTTTGCAGCTTTATAACCGAAATGTCTTAACAGCTGCTCTTTTTAACATAATCAGCTAATGTTAAGCACTGTGGAAATGGCGTACTGTTACTAacattaacagcaacagcattatGAATTTAACATTCTTGAGAGCAATTTTAAGAGCATTAAAACTGCTGTTAATAACATCTGTTACTAACATTCAGAGCatgttaaatacaaaaatgttaaCTACCAAATCTATTATGCActagattatatatttattctataCATTAGCATTTACATAAGCTGACTACAAGCTATAATCGGGGCTGGAGACGGAACGTAGAGCATTTTCTTGGTCTACTTGCGTTTGTTGCCCTTGCCCTTGCCACCCTTGGCCCCCTTGCTGCCCTTCTCGCGACGCTTTTTGGCAACAATCGAGCGTTTGTCCTTCTTCTCGCGCGGATCGACAACACGATAGCGTCCCTTGACGCCAGCTGGACGGCGGGCGCGACGCGAGGCTGTGTGCTTTTTGGCCACCACATAGGTGAtctccttcttcttctcctGGGCCTTCTTGTAGACCTTCTTTAGCTGTTTGGCCTTCTCCTGGGAGGTGGCGTCGGCATTCTCCATTATCTTTTCGGCCATCTTTTTGGCCTTGGCCAGACGCTTGGTGGCACGACGCTTTTTGCGCGCCTTCGCCTCCATCACCTTCTTGATGGGCCGCACATTCAGCTCCTGCACCTTGCG
This window of the Drosophila virilis strain 15010-1051.87 chromosome X, Dvir_AGI_RSII-ME, whole genome shotgun sequence genome carries:
- the LOC6634770 gene encoding beta-lactamase-like protein 2 homolog isoform X2 encodes the protein MALIPPVTRLTASIIRILGCNPGPMTLQGTNTYLLGNGKKRILIDTGDENVPQYIEHLNGVLRQEQASISTIILTHWHHDHVGGVKDIVGTQLADKDCQVFKFRRSDASDVCPEIPGHITVQRLEDSQEFAVDGAKVRIVHTPGHTTDHVVLTTDDGTLFSGDCILGEGTAVFEDLFDYMRSLDKILKIRPDRIYPGHGNVIDEPVGKIEYYINHRNQREQQILQFFSQRPGQRLQPMDVVKVVYKETPEQLWPAAAYNVEHHLSKLTKEHKLRLSEQNEEKFYEYQPSSAL
- the LOC6634770 gene encoding beta-lactamase-like protein 2 homolog isoform X1 — its product is MALIPPVTRLTASIIRILGCNPGPMTLQGTNTYLLGNGKKRILIDTGDENVPQYIEHLNGVLRQEQASISTIILTHWHHDHVGGVKDIVGTQLADKVLLNPDCQVFKFRRSDASDVCPEIPGHITVQRLEDSQEFAVDGAKVRIVHTPGHTTDHVVLTTDDGTLFSGDCILGEGTAVFEDLFDYMRSLDKILKIRPDRIYPGHGNVIDEPVGKIEYYINHRNQREQQILQFFSQRPGQRLQPMDVVKVVYKETPEQLWPAAAYNVEHHLSKLTKEHKLRLSEQNEEKFYEYQPSSAL